In Macrobrachium rosenbergii isolate ZJJX-2024 chromosome 6, ASM4041242v1, whole genome shotgun sequence, a genomic segment contains:
- the LOC136839713 gene encoding uncharacterized protein, giving the protein MSTREVDKQTKEKLQERFLVWKGALESKGFKVNIGKTDLMIITKERTMEVEDGTMLKQNNEFNYFGSIITEEGGPEKEVRQSERSMAKMEISNWSCFRQENAIKAQNEDL; this is encoded by the exons atgagtaccagagaagttgatAAG cagacaaaagaaaaattgcaagaaaggtttttagtatggaaaggagccctagaaagcaaaggatttaaagtgaacattggaaagacagatcTAATGATTATTACTAAAGAAAGGACCATggaagtggaagatggtacaatgctaaagcagaacaatgagtttaactattttggatcaataataacagaagagggaggtcctgagaaagaagtgagacagagtgaaagaagcatggcaaaaatggagataaGTAACTGGAGTTgctttagacaagaaaatgccattaaagctcagaatgaagatttataa